The genome window TAACTGAACTGCTGCAGTGCCTCCTGTGGGCTCAGTCCTCATTAAATAAACAGTGGCAATATTtctgaaatcaatcaatcagtcagtttTTACAAAGCACAGTTAATGCAACCTGTAAATCAAAGTGCTCATTAAAAAGTCCTAAAAAGCTCGTTACTCTCTCAACGCCCCGTCCGTTCTCTTCCTCCAGGTGCTGGTCTGATCATGGCCCCCAAACTGAGcgtgctgctgctactgctggCCGTTGCCACGGTAACGGTTCTGGCCCAGAGGCGACGCCCGACGTCGACGGCCACCGATGAGTGGAACTACAGGGATGGCTGTGAGCACCCAGATTACTCTCTGTTTACTCTGGGTCAAGGGTCAAGTTCAGGGCTCGTCATGATGATGTCAAAGCTGGAGGTGAAAGATCGTCTTATCTGAAGCTTCACGGATCCCACTGAGACGTCCGTAAAGGCAGACGTGGGGAAACAGAAAAGTTCAGACCTCCAACCTGCAACAGAGGACAAATCAAAACACTCAACCCTTCTGACACAGATGCTTTTGGCAGAGCTCAGCTAGCTCAGCGAGCagcttccctctgcttccagtctttgtgctcaGGTTCAGGTTAGACACAACCTGCACTGGGTGAAACTGATGAAGCTCTATGAGTGAAAAGATTGATGGATTTGGTGATTTGTGTATCGACATAGATGTGAAAATCAATAGAATTCTCATGTCTGCTTAAAAAAAGTTTAGCCTAGCCACACTGTGTGTCCTAATCTGTACAgaattaattaatgagctttagagctTTGGACAGCGCCTCTTTCTCCCTATGCTAAGATAGGCTAATCACCTCCTGGTTTGGCTGCATATTTCTCAGCTAAGAgattatttcccaaaatatcaaattatTCCTGAACTTAGTGATAATAGTAATCTTAATTGTGTAAGAAACCGTCGCTCTGCATCAGTAGAGACAGTAAAACAGATGGAGATGGGCGGTTCTGCCTGAATTCACACGTGTGAACACGGACTTTAACCAAATGATTTTAGTTGGATGACAGTAAATGTACCGTTTCTGTCCCAGCTGAGCGGGTGAACATGCGCGGCGTGGCCAACCTCACTCAGATTCTGGACAACTGGAGGTTCGACATCCTGAACCAGATGAGAGGACTTCTGCAGAACGACCACCAGTCCCTCCTGCCGGACTACGCCAGGTACagaagtggggggggggggggggggggggtcggaTCTGTGTGAGAGGTCCTGAGTGAGTCTGTAAACTTTCTCATATGCTGAGATTTGAAGTTCATGCTTGATCTTTGAAACAGCAGTTTTCCAAAATAATCTCTTTCagtacttgaagtacattttcctgattatactgaaatacttttacttgtaacagagtatttttacagtgtggtattagtactttcaCTGCAGTAAAGGCTCTGAGgacttcctccacctcctggttGCTCAGAGATGTAATTTCGGTTTTGGCTGTTTGCTCAGATCCTTTGCTTTGACTCATGAAGGTTTTCCAGGAGCTAATAGAAATACTGTTTATGGATGTAAGAAGAGACCGGAGGACTGAATAAGAAGACATACATGTAAAATCTGGTCATTGTAGAATCAGCTGAGGTTTTATGGGTTTTATCAGTTTTACTTTGAATGCTGTGTATAATTAAACTTAATTGACGCAACAGCTcaggcaggaaaaacaaagagttCACAGACTAAGAAAATAAGAGAACATCCCTGAAACATGGCTACTCCAGCACTGTTTTGTAAGTAGTGAACCATAATGATGTCTGGTCCTCTAAACTGTGGCGGGAGGCAGGACACCCCAGACTTCCTTGTGGAAAACTCGAGTCCTGCACAGCAGCACGTTGCTATTTTGACTCTTAAATTGcagtttcagctgcagtttgttacGATGGCGTCGGCCACAGACTGCACCAAACAGACTCCTGACTTTATTTTCAGCCTGAAGGATAAACCAAATTCCTGTGGGGACAATCAGCACCAGGACAGTTTCACTTCACTCATGTGGAAGATTCAGTTCATTCAAAGCACACAGACTGAGCTGAACTCAGCGGTCTGCTTTACAAACAGCGTCTCTTACTCACATTTCTCCTGCATTTAACGCCTCCACATGCATGTCTTCCACATTTAATCAGTCCTGAAAACCTCCAGCTGTTATTTAAACTCCACTGAGTCAATAACATTGAATATGATGAATCTGAATTCATGTGGTGAGGATTGTGGTCCAAGAAAGAAAAGTTCAAATGAGCGACAAAGTCTGAATCCAacgaaatgaatgaatgaaaataaggTTTGACTGTTTGGGTGAATGAAAATAACACCTTTACCAAACTGTTGTGATGTAAGGAAGATGGAAACAGGAATGTTATTGTACCAAAAGCCGGTTTGAACTCACCTCCCTCTGTGTTCCTGTTCAGGATCCAGCCGCTGTCTGAGGCTTTAGACGACCTCTACAAGGAGTTCAACGCCCTCAAAGCTCACCTGGGCGACCTGACCGAGAAGTTCTCCGCCATAGAAACTTTCATCGACGAGGTCAAGGCCGGCAGAGCCAACAGCGCCAACGCCGGCCCAGCCCCGGCCCCGGCTCCAGCCCCCGTCCCTCGACAGACCGGGAGGAGGCTGGTGAAGAAGAAGGCCACCGCCTCCTCCTGAGCAGCCGATGACGGGCCTCTTCCACCCTGATGTTTGCTTCTTCTCATGCTCgtcttctttctgctcctcctgtctgacAGTGCTGGCGCTCTGAAGCTAATCTTCCTTTAATTATCTGCACAGTGAACTTCTTGCAGCAAGGCAcactttaaagaaagaaaatatacaataaagtatgattaaaaatctgaaatatacAGCAAATAAAAGATGTCACTTATATAAAGTTTGGACCATAAATCTAATTAATGGAATTGGTAAAATATGCACTtatgtgtctgaaatcactcaCTGACTCGTCCATATGAGAAAGACCCTGAATAGAGAGTGAGCGTCTATAAAATGTGGGATTGTTAGCAGAAAGTAGCTTCGTATCGCTGATGAATTTAGTCGAGATCCAGACGTTCAAACAAAGTGGCAGAGAATAAACAGAAAGGATTGATCTAAGACGCAGCCGCCGGCTTTTACAGCGTGACGTCTGAGAGTTTCATCCCGCTAAAACTCCACAAACATTTCCAGGGCTTTGATTGGACAGATCTTCTCGTCCCAGCTGAGCTGCTCACTTGTTCTGTTTGTCctgagtgcttttttttttttttttttttttggacaaacATGCTTGTTGGTTTGGGtttgctgctgcttcatatGAGCTCTGAATAAACTCACTCATTGCATTCATGTCTGTTATTGTTTCTTCAGCTTGAGTTTTGATCCGAACAGAGAACAGCTGATGCTGAATGAAGTCAACAtgtttcagcagcttttcaTCAGATTTCCTCTCTGAGATGAGGCAGTTCAGGAGAATCCTGGACATTTTGTTGACTGGATGTTTAACTAATGCAGAGTTTCTGAAATGCTGATGGTGTCTTTCTGTAAAATCACATGAATAAGCTCAGAAACTGAAGATGAATGACTTTAGTGACCCCTGACATTCCCGTTAGCATCTTCACCAGGTTGAATCTTGTTTACGTGATAATCGATATTCAGCAGGTTGCGATGAAACTCCGTGTTGCTGCTCTCCACACGAAATGAGCTTCCCTCTAtcgccaccctcaggacaaactttaGCTTCATTGCTGCTAATGCTACAAAAACAGTGAGATAATGACGATATTTGTGTTGTCATTGTTCTCTAAAAGCCTGGCTTTAGACGGCTTTACTCCTAATACATTTTTTGCGGGTATTTGGGGCTAATATAgtttttaaaatctattttattcattcatgaatCAGAGCCAGCGGGAATAACGCTGCCAAGAGtcagattttgttgttgtaatgtgATTGAAATGTTCACGTTAGTTCATTACATGAACTCCATCTGTATCAGTTGTAACGAGCACAATAAGTATACTAGCTGAGCGGGAAATTACTACAATGCgggtaaatttaaaaaatgagagaaagaaattaCAGTTAAGTCCAGAAACTTTTCCCACACGTTGATTCCTGTGTTCCTGCTTAactaaattaaacatttgatCCAAACATCTTATATCACCCCACATATGAGCATCACTTTAAATGCTTATCGTCTGTAAcctctttcatgttttaatatattaaaGTTTCTTAATGTTACAGTGAAGGACAGTTAGTTTTAAACATGAAAAGTGTGCATGAAGCTGATGTGGTGCAGTGATCACATGTCTCCTTTGGAGGCCTGTTATTGGCTGAGTCACTCAGATCTCGAAgctgtttcagaggcttttaTATCCCGATGAGAAAATCATTTTGATGGAATAAGTAAAGAAGTAAATGCTTGAAATTTGTGGATGTTGTGGCTTAAACGTATAAAAATCTGTGGGCATGAAATACAATTTATCAGACCTGGATTTAGAAGACCGCCAACAAAAAGTCCAACCAAACTCTTCTGTATCTGGGTCTCTGAGCTGTGACCCAGTTTGTATTACATCAGAGCCACTGAGAGAAATATCAGTAATCCCATATACTGTAGCATACTGTGTGTAATCTGTCCTTGCTCTCAATTCTGACTCACTGCAGGAGATGATgctgaggaggtggagctgggtGATCCAGAGGCCACGAGGCATCACGAGCTGTTTACAGGCAAAGTCTGTTTTAATCAAGTCTGTTATAATAAACTGGAATCAATAAATTAACAGTAAGGACAGCTGAAGATAAAACACGATCACACGATCACTGCATTTATCCGACACCTTCATGGTCACTGTGAACGTTAAgattttacatagaaaacacGATGAgttaataaaacatgatgtaTTGTTATATATGAAATTATCCAACAATACAGAACATTAAATGCTGCGTACGCATTAATGCATCAGCAATAATTCAATGATGTAACACAGAATAACACAACAGGGACCATTCTGCATCTGACTGAATACTTCTGCTTTTAAGAAATCGTACATTTTGTTAacaacactttgttttattttattttattttattttttaattattattttattttttattcactttactgatcccaaactgggaaattattctctgcatttcacccatcactgtaaacacacacatgcacatgcacatgcaacatgcagtgaacacaggagcagtgggctgccgcatcaggcgcccggggagcatatggggggttaagtgccttgctcaagggcacatcagccggctaatggaggggggaggagacaCTCCACCGGGAATCGAgctggcgaccctccggtcacaagccgcttctccaacctctaggccacggctgccccacGGCTGCCCCGTGTACTTAATTAAACTATGAAAACAGGATGTTTGCGTTTAATGTGATGGTATTAAACATGTAGTATTTCTACACTGAGGTATcgttacttttacttaagtatcTCAGCACTTCTtccaacaataacaacagacCATTAAGAATACTGAGTTTTAGATATTTgctaaaatacaaacaaaatagAGACAGAGATCAGAATCTAACTTTCAGGTTATTTACGTTTTTTTAACATGGACCTGCAGTTCATTCTCTGTGCATCTACTATATATGACAGTAAAAAAACTTCAGACAACGTGCTGCATCAGCTcagattcttttttttgcataaacacatacacaaaaaaacttttttggGCAGCAGGATAAGTTGGAAACAAAAAGCTAACATGTAAAAGTTATGATGACATTTTAGTGAACAGCTGCTTGTTGACACAGTGAGGAGACAAAGAGCAGCACGATCATCCCACCTGATGAGTGCAAGCCCCACATCCACTGgcttttagctccgtttttggtctccacctgcCCCTTCATCTGCTAAATGTTCCTCTTGAACAGTGCTGAGCAGGTGGCGTACGCCGGCTTTAACACTGTGAGGCTGAGGGATTTCAAACCACagcaatgagctaaaagatgctaacaCTGGGGTAGTCAATTATTGGATAATAATctaaaatattattataatatatataactgCAACAAATCATCCAAAATATGCAGCAAATAGCCATAAACATGCTGATAATAACTGACAATATAGACGTGTGTTAGTCTATTGCTTTCCTGTTGAAGCAGACTCATCTTTTTATTCCATTCACAGATACTGCAGAAAACCAGTTTCATCAGATCACTTCAAACAAAAGTGAGTATATTTACTGCAGATCAGAAGTTACAGACGACAGCAGCGATGTTTGAAACCGTGAACTCCAGATTCTCTCGGTTCATCGACAGACTGACTGTACAGTAAATCATGGAGAATACAACACGAGGGCAGGCGGGGGAAAGAAAAACTCAGGACTCACTTTCACGCCATAATTCATGGTCACACACTGTTATTGGTTTGCCTCACTCGACCAGTTCATGAGTGGATTCAGCGGCTGCAGCTCTTCAACCATCCTCACATTTCTGTGTCAAAGGGCGCTCAGATCAATAACACATTTCATGCTTTCTGGTGTCGGCGACACGCCGCACTGCTGACGATGTGACCAAAGACGAAGCTCTGCCTTTTGAAACCATCGTCTCTGATCCTCCTGCTCAGAGATAAAAGATGACTTTCTGGTTATCTGAAGCTGATTTgactcattttcttcttttttttatcccaaacaaaccatgaaaacatcttcttctttctgtctctgtgttctctgtgacGCCGCTAACAcagctgacctctgacactTCATTTGATAGGCGGTCGTATGTCATTGTAAGTCACAAGTCTCCACCAATCAGATGTGGCTATTGATCTTACAGCGCATCACTCAAAGCCTCTTGATCTGGAGATCCATGGAG of Chelmon rostratus isolate fCheRos1 chromosome 17, fCheRos1.pri, whole genome shotgun sequence contains these proteins:
- the si:ch211-76l23.4 gene encoding uncharacterized protein si:ch211-76l23.4, which gives rise to MAPKLSVLLLLLAVATVTVLAQRRRPTSTATDEWNYRDGSERVNMRGVANLTQILDNWRFDILNQMRGLLQNDHQSLLPDYARIQPLSEALDDLYKEFNALKAHLGDLTEKFSAIETFIDEVKAGRANSANAGPAPAPAPAPVPRQTGRRLVKKKATASS